From the Lathyrus oleraceus cultivar Zhongwan6 chromosome 4, CAAS_Psat_ZW6_1.0, whole genome shotgun sequence genome, one window contains:
- the LOC127137801 gene encoding protein FAR1-RELATED SEQUENCE 5-like: MSEEKECVVDMTLNLVQPKNILTTLKRKRPENISNIKQVYNIKYQTNKALRGDITDIQQLLKLLDDNSYMSRYGTSEDAVTVRDIFWTHPDSIKLFSTFLTGLTLDSTYKTNKYILPLFEMVGVTSTEKTYSVGFACLESGKEENVTWALELCQAC; encoded by the coding sequence ATGTCAGAAGAGAAGGAATGTGTTGTTGACATGACATTGAATTTGGTTCAACCGAAAAATATACTTACAACATTGAAACGGAAAAGGCCCGAAAATATATCAAATATCAAGCAAGTGTATAATATTAAGTATCAAACTAACAAGGCGCTTAGGGGGGATATAACTGATATACAACAACTCTTGAAATTGTTGGATGATAACAGTTACATGTCTAGGTACGGAACATCTGAGGATGCAGTTACTgttagagatatattttggactcatccTGATTCCATAAAGTTGTTCAGCACATTTCTTACAGGGCTCACACTTGATTCAACGTACAAGACCAATAAGTATATACTTCCATTGTTTGAGATGGTTGGTGTTACCTCAACTGAGAAGACATATTCTGTAGGGTTTGCATGTCTAGAGAGCGGGAAGGAGGAGAATGTTACTTGGGCCTTAGAGTTGTGTCAGGcatgttag